The window AAACCGGCCGCTCCGGCAGGCGGCAGAAAAAGTAACGCGCCTTACCTGCCGGCGTTACCCGCCGAAACCCGACAATCCGACCCTTTAGCCTATTCATCTGTTTCCTCCTTAAGTAATCGCATACTTTCCAGAACCTCTTTCCTTTCGCCTTGCCTGACATGGGCATTGTCCGGCCACCAGGACATCAACAACCTGATATCAACCCATTTGCCGCCCTGCCGCCGCCTGACCGGCGCAAGGCTTACCCGTCTTGCGGGCGGCGCAAACCTTGCCTGGTAGCAATACCAGCAATAGCCTATGGCCCGGGCCGCAACCGCGGATACGCTCTCCCCGCCCGGCAACGGCTTCCCGCATTCCTTACAGGACTGATACCCGGTATCAGCCGTATCACCTGGACCAGCGCTATCCACGCACTGACGGCATAACCCGGACCAGTGGCAAACCAGGTTCGCTTTGGTGCGCTGTGGTAAAGCCTTACCCCGCATAAGTGCGGGACTGTCTGCGGACTTGCCGCAGGCCCAACATTGTATTATCCGTGCCATAACTACCTCCTTGCCCATTTGGGCATTGGAAAGAGAACTATTCTCTTCCTCTACCTATACCCGAAAATATGACCAGTTTGTCAGGTTTGTCAGCAAGGAGCGGCTGGGAAAGGGCTAAATATAGGGGTTTGAGACTAATTTGGGAGGTAAAATCTTGGCAGGATTTTTGCGGACATCGGACAAACCACTGACCTGATAGACCCCTTTGTCAGCAGTTAATAGGGTTAATATGAGCTTTGTTAAGGCATTTCCTTGACCAACCCCTATCAAAGAGTTATTTTATAGTTATATGAGTAGAGCATTCTTAATCGGCGCAGGAGCAACAAGGGCGGAATATCCCGGAGCCCCCCTTTCCGATGATTTCTTAAAATTATTGGGCGGTCGTAACCCTGCATTATATCAGAGAATTAAAGAATCGGTCATTCCTCATATAGGAGGTGAGAAACAACTGTATGACGCAAATATTGAAGACCTAATGGACATATCATATAAATTTCCTAAAGAAGTCCAAAATACACTCTTGGATTCGGTTCATTCCGCAATATATGAATTATTAGCTGATACCACTCAAAGTGATGTTGCTTATATTCATAATTACATTAATGGTAACGTAATAAGAGAACCTTCATTATTTAAAACCTTATTGCTTGATGGCCGGTTAAATAAAGATGATTTCTTTATGACCTTGAATTATGATTTATACCTTGATAGGGAGGTACTTCTGATTAATAATGGACGTATTGATTATGGCATAAGAGACGAATTTAAACTATTTGATAACGACATTTCGCTTCGGTTATTACCTGACCAGATTTTTTCAGTTTACCATCTACACGGCTCATTAAACTGGCAACTCACAGGAGATAAAATCACAGTACTCCGTGGGGCAATACGCCCGAAGTATACCAGAGACGGCTCCTCGGTTTGTATTGTTCCACCCGGAAGGAAAGAGCTTAATCCGTCTTTGAAATCAATCTGGGATGTTGCCGAAAGCAGGTTAAAAAATGCCGATGAGTTGATTATAATTGGTTGTAGTTTGAATCCTGATGATATAGAATTAATAGACCTCCTTAAAAAAGGACCTGATAGAATAAAAGTAATAAATTGGGATAAAAGACTATCTCAAGCCACGGCTATAGAAGAAGAAAATGCTGTTAACAGGAATTTAGGAAAACGTTATAGGGCATACCATCATGGATTTAGACTTCATCCCCTTTCCGGGGGCCAAAGGGCATTTGACTTTATCTTTTCGTAGTCGTGCAAGCGAAGGCTATTCTATGGTGCTGTGTTTAGAGGCAAAAAGGCGGATAACCGATTTATAATTGCCGGTGGTTGTGTCCCGGACGATAGCTTTATCAGTAATACCCAGAAGGGCCTGCAATTTCTCGTTCAACCGGTCAACCTGCTTGTAAAAGGCGTTCTTCTTTTTGCGGGTTTCATCCTTGGTTTCGCCTTCCGGCGCCGGTTGGCCGTTGGGCGCGCTAAGGGCAAAAGCCACCAGCAGATTCCAGGCCATAAGCGGCTCGTCGCCCTGGGTGTGCTCAAAACCCGGAAGTTGCGACGGGCTGAATTCGCCTATCTGCAACCATTTGTCCTTGATAAAAACCTCTATTTTGACCGCCAGGTTATTGTGGATAAAACTCATCATTACCTCTTTAGCAACCGGCGGGATAATTTCACCAGATTCTTTGCGAAGTTTCATTATAAGTGTTTTAATATCAACTAAATTAGGCTTGACTATCGGCGGGGCTTTGCGTGTGATTTTACCAAACCCGGGCGGCGCAAATTCCGTCTCAGCCACAAAACGGAATTTCAACCGGCGTTTGGTCTGGATATACTGGCCGGTCTTAGGGTCAAGCGTTTCTTCTACTTCAACTTCTTCAGGAACTCGGATTAATTTACCTAGTTTCTCTGACACGAGATGCTGGGTAGAATCAAATGTCATCATTCCGTCTGCCATCTCGCCAACCTTAGCAAGTTCTGGGGTAAATGGTTTTTCCGCTTCTAACCGTATACGATTTTCCCGAAGAATGCGAATAAGTTCATCGGCTTTAGTGTATTTAAGAGTCACCAAGGTTTCCTTAATTTTATTTATTAAATCATCGGTTTCTTGGGAACTGACTCCAGCAGGATTATCCGGCGGCAGAAGCAATCGGCAGATATCCCGCTTTGTTGCCAATAAAGACAATGCTTCTTTATGATTCTGGTCGGTAAGTTTGACCATACCGCTAAATTGTTCTTTCAGCCCTTCTAAAATAGGCGTTTTATCGGGCAGTTCTGCAGGCTTGCTTAATATCTTTTTAAGTTTAGCGTCTAACGGAATAATCTGAAGATAAATATCAATTAGATGCTCTACATAACGAGTATCCGGTTTAGTCTTTTCACCCAAAGGCAAGTCTTTAAAGTGCTCTTTGGTAACAAGAAAATATTTAGCTGCCTCATCAAGATTATCCTTTTCGTAATAAGAAGCTAATCCCATAGCCCAGGTTTGATAGAATTTTATCATATGCGGCTCGCGAACAATCTGGTCAAAAGCATCAAACGGGCATTTAAGAGCGGATTGAAAACTCTCAGCCGCATCAGTATATCCACGCTGCGCCAGAAGTGTTAATCCTTTGAGGAAATAACCGCGTGACTTTTGCGGTTCAAGGTCAATAGCGCTCTGCAGGTCTTTGAGTGATTGGTCAAACGCCTTTTGACGATAATGGAATTCTGCCCGTTTTAGATAAACCCATGGATTTTGTGGGTCTGCCGAAATCATTTTCTGGTAGGTCTCTAACGCATCATCAAGATGATTTGTTCCCTGATAAAACTCAGCTAATTTGGCATATGCCCAACCGAATTTGGGATTCAATTCTATTGTTTTACGATAATCGGCTAAAGCCTGCTCGTCGTTGCCATATTTCCGGTGGAACTCTGCCCGTTCAAGATATAATTTAGAAGCGTCCGGAGATAATCCAATTGCCTTATCATAATCCGCCAGTGCCTCCTCCTCACGACCGAGCATTTCATAAAATTGCGCCCTGTTAATATACAAATCGGAGTCACCCGGGGCTAACTCAATGGTTTTATTTATGTCCGCTTCGGCTTCGGGGAATTTTGCCCGCGCGAAATAAAATAACGCCCGACGAATATAACCCTCTAGTGATTTTGGATTCAATTCAATTATTTTGTTATAATCCTGAAGGGCATCATTGGATTTATCAAATATCCCATAAATCGAAGCGCGAAATGAATACAAATCGGGATTATCTGGTTTTAAAGACACGGCTTTATCTAAGTCAGCTAGTGCTTTATCGACATCTGCCTTTTTTGGGGATAAAACATATAACCCGCTTCGCAAAAGATACAATTCGGGATCATCTGGATTTAATTCTATTGCTTTATTATAATCAGATAACGCCTGATCGTCTTTACCATCCAAGATGTATAGCCCAGCACGGAAAGAATATAAACGAGCATTGTTAGGATTGGATACGATTTCTTTTGTTATGTCATTTATCGTATATACTGGCTTTTCCCCAGCCTTTCTTTGCAAAAGATTAGCCAGAAAATATACAATAAAACCTTTAATTTCGGGAGGAATCTCTTTCATAATAATACAATAAGGAATAAGAATATTTTATTAGCTGCAAAAATCAAGAAAAGGTGGTTTAATTAGCCTTTACGTATTCAGAGACCACCCCCCACCCCCTCCGGGAGGACTCCCCTCCCCGTATATCCCCCCCGGGTTATTCGGCCTTACCCCACCAGCAAACTTTTATCCCAATACTATAAGACTCTTAGTCCGCAGGTCTAAGTGCCTTAACTTACAGGTAAAAACGACTTAGTCCGCAGGTCTAAGTCCCTTAACTTACAGGCAAAAATGGCCTAGTCCGCAGGTCTAAATCCCTTAACTTACAGGCAAAAATGGCCTAGTCCGCAGGTCTAAGTCCCTTAACTTACAGGCAAAAATGGCCTAGTCCGCAGGTCTAAGTCCCTTAACTTACAGGCAAAAATGGCTCAGTCCGCAGGTCTAAGCCTATTAATTTACAGGCAAAAAGGAATTATCCTAACGGAAGGAGAGTTGGTTTTTGTATTTTGCAGGCTTGTGCACTGGCAATTTTTGTCAATTTACCCTCTAAAAAGCCCAGATTTTAGGCAAAAAGTGACGGTTTTTGTCACTTTGGGAGGTTACACTCTCATTCCTGATGTTTGTCGCACCTACAGGTATGTCCCGCTACATTAAAATCAGTGGTCTGTCCTGCCTCTCCCGCCATGTGAATTAACAGCTTTT of the Candidatus Brocadiia bacterium genome contains:
- a CDS encoding tetratricopeptide repeat protein translates to MKEIPPEIKGFIVYFLANLLQRKAGEKPVYTINDITKEIVSNPNNARLYSFRAGLYILDGKDDQALSDYNKAIELNPDDPELYLLRSGLYVLSPKKADVDKALADLDKAVSLKPDNPDLYSFRASIYGIFDKSNDALQDYNKIIELNPKSLEGYIRRALFYFARAKFPEAEADINKTIELAPGDSDLYINRAQFYEMLGREEEALADYDKAIGLSPDASKLYLERAEFHRKYGNDEQALADYRKTIELNPKFGWAYAKLAEFYQGTNHLDDALETYQKMISADPQNPWVYLKRAEFHYRQKAFDQSLKDLQSAIDLEPQKSRGYFLKGLTLLAQRGYTDAAESFQSALKCPFDAFDQIVREPHMIKFYQTWAMGLASYYEKDNLDEAAKYFLVTKEHFKDLPLGEKTKPDTRYVEHLIDIYLQIIPLDAKLKKILSKPAELPDKTPILEGLKEQFSGMVKLTDQNHKEALSLLATKRDICRLLLPPDNPAGVSSQETDDLINKIKETLVTLKYTKADELIRILRENRIRLEAEKPFTPELAKVGEMADGMMTFDSTQHLVSEKLGKLIRVPEEVEVEETLDPKTGQYIQTKRRLKFRFVAETEFAPPGFGKITRKAPPIVKPNLVDIKTLIMKLRKESGEIIPPVAKEVMMSFIHNNLAVKIEVFIKDKWLQIGEFSPSQLPGFEHTQGDEPLMAWNLLVAFALSAPNGQPAPEGETKDETRKKKNAFYKQVDRLNEKLQALLGITDKAIVRDTTTGNYKSVIRLFASKHSTIE